A single region of the Verrucomicrobiota bacterium genome encodes:
- a CDS encoding GNAT family N-acetyltransferase has protein sequence MQPYFERTGQWNPLLFRITFDEGISRVIQYDGQDIGFLKVRRDPQEIFLGDIVLLPEFRNQGIGTHLIRALLKEAAASEAMVWLKVLKGNPARRLYERLGFTVAEEAEGHCRMVIPSAIPSSEKQSRADGAAS, from the coding sequence ATGCAGCCGTACTTCGAGAGAACCGGCCAATGGAATCCGCTGCTGTTCCGCATCACGTTCGATGAAGGGATTTCCCGGGTGATCCAGTACGACGGCCAGGACATTGGCTTTCTGAAAGTCCGAAGAGACCCTCAGGAAATCTTCCTCGGAGACATTGTATTGCTCCCGGAGTTCAGGAATCAGGGCATAGGCACCCATTTGATTCGCGCATTGCTGAAGGAAGCGGCGGCTTCGGAGGCGATGGTTTGGCTCAAAGTGTTGAAAGGAAACCCCGCGCGCCGCCTTTACGAGCGGCTCGGATTCACCGTGGCCGAGGAAGCTGAAGGCCACTGCCGAATGGTCATTCCGTCGGCGATCCCTTCTTCCGAAAAACAATCACGTGCTGACGGGGCAGCGTCTTGA
- a CDS encoding class I SAM-dependent methyltransferase: MSQPRQKVVQRRLGSARVFSRTLAQLFCGRGARNWLILALAAGPLRPCADEKGLGASDTPAASARYEFRSDHDPDGIGKFFLGREIAHVMGRQGAGWLERPERGEEEKPDLLVQSLKLKPGDVVADIGAGTGYFSWRMAQAVDGSGLVYGVDIQQEMIDLFTKKMAERKITNVKAVLGSITDVRLPTNSVDLVLMVDVYHEFSHPYEMMQSICRSLKPGGRVVFVEYRLEDPAVPIKRLHRMSEAQVRKEAELHPLQWIETIKTLPRQHVIVFRKKGSPTE, translated from the coding sequence GGGTCGGCTCGGGTGTTTTCCAGGACGCTCGCGCAATTGTTCTGCGGACGCGGAGCAAGGAACTGGCTCATCCTGGCGCTGGCCGCTGGTCCACTTCGCCCCTGCGCCGACGAAAAGGGTCTGGGGGCTAGTGACACGCCGGCCGCGTCAGCACGTTATGAGTTCCGGAGTGATCACGATCCTGACGGGATCGGAAAGTTTTTCCTGGGCCGTGAAATCGCCCATGTCATGGGGCGCCAGGGCGCCGGTTGGCTCGAAAGGCCGGAACGCGGGGAGGAAGAAAAACCGGATTTGCTGGTGCAGTCATTGAAGCTCAAACCGGGCGACGTGGTCGCGGACATTGGCGCCGGCACCGGGTATTTCAGTTGGCGCATGGCCCAGGCTGTGGACGGATCGGGTCTCGTGTACGGTGTGGATATTCAGCAGGAAATGATCGATCTGTTCACCAAGAAGATGGCCGAGCGCAAAATCACCAACGTCAAAGCCGTCCTCGGCTCGATCACGGACGTTCGGCTTCCCACGAACTCCGTCGATCTGGTGCTGATGGTTGATGTGTATCACGAGTTCTCGCATCCCTACGAAATGATGCAGTCGATCTGCCGGTCGCTCAAACCGGGCGGGCGCGTCGTCTTCGTGGAGTACCGCCTGGAAGACCCCGCCGTTCCAATCAAGCGCTTGCACCGCATGTCCGAAGCGCAGGTGCGCAAGGAGGCTGAATTGCATCCGTTGCAGTGGATCGAGACGATCAAGACGCTGCCCCGTCAGCACGTGATTGTTTTTCGGAAGAAGGGATCGCCGACGGAATGA